The Pukyongia salina genome segment GTATATCACAGACGATCTCTTAACGGCCAGCCCCAATAGCTCTGTACACGAAGCGATATCTAGTGATAATACCGAAAATCTGAAAGCTCTTGAAGCAAAGTACCGAGATAAATTTCAGGATGAAAAATTTACGTTCGAGACTATTTTCGATTTCGATGTATTTATCGACGCTATTGCACAAATCGTGAGTGCCAAGAATATCGACCTTATCGTTATGGGTACTAATGGTGCCAGTAGTGCGAAGGAGGTTATTTTTGGCAGTAATACGCTACAGGTTATCCGGCACATTGCCTGCCCGGTATTGGCTATTCCTGAAGATTTTGAATATAATACCTCAGAAAAGGTATTACTCAGCATCGACAACAATGAAATTCCGTCCAGGGCTGCTTTGGCACCCTTGCTTCAATTGATTGAAACACATGATTTTGAAATCCACGTATTAAGTATCTACGAATCGGGTTGCACCAAGACTGAAGAGAACGAATTGCAAAAAAAATTAGCCGATCGCCTCTCCGGTCTATCTCCCATATTTCATACAATGGAAAACATTCCTGTCCCGTCTGCCATAGAATCCTTTACGCAACTTACCCAAACAGACATGCACGCTGTGTTTATAAAGGAACAATCTTTTCTGGAGAGATTAATAGGCGGCCCTGATAAATCTAAGTTAAGCTATCGTACCAATATTCCACTTTTAGTGTTGAAAGCGTGATGACGCTCTCCTAGAATAAGATTTTGATCACAGGATTTTACTAGGGTTATAATTCGAACTCAGACGATTTCTGCTGTCTCCAGCAATTGAGATTATAAAAGGTGGTTTCGGCAATCTTTTCAAGCGCTTCCCGGGTTGCGAATGCCTGATGTGGAGTGAGCAGGACCTTAGGGTGATTTAAAAGATCCAGTAATAAGTCATCTTTTAGGTTATCTCCTATCCTGTTATAAAAATATATGCCTCCCTCCTTCTCATATACGTCTGAAGCGTATCCTCCTAGTTTACCACTGTTCAATGCCTGAAGCACAGCAGGTGTGTCTACAATGGCACCCCTGGCAATATTTATAATACAGGCACCATCCTTCATACCGCTAATCACTGTTTCATCAATAAGATGGTGAGTTTCTGAAGTTAGCGGTAAACTTATTATGATGATATCGCATTTCTTCTGAAGTTCTTTTTTAGATAAATATGTGAGCTTGAGTTCCTCTGCGAGAGCCTGATTCGGACTGATATCATTTGCGTAGATCTCGCAGCCAAAACCATGCAGTATTCTTGCGATCACACTCCCAATGGCACCGGTTCCAAGAATTCCCACTTTCTTTTTATACAGGTCGAATCCTACTAGATTAGACAAGGTAAAATCCTGGGACTTCATTTGGTTGTTTGCATGCACAATATTCCTATTGAGGGTCAACAAAAGTGCGATTGCGTGTTCGGCGATGGCATGAGGTGAATAAGCCGGAGAATTTGCCACTTTTATATTAAATTTCCGAGCGGTTTTAAGATGGACATTGTCAAAACCCGTAGATCTAAGGGAAATATATTTCACCCCGAAATCATGTAGTTTTTCAAGCACGTTGGTGGAGGCATCATCGGCAGAAAAAATTGAAATAGCGTCGAAACCCAATGCCTTCATTGCCGTATTAGTGGTGAGCCTGTCCGGTGATAAGATCATTTCCAGGCCTTTTGTATTCGCCTTCTTTAAAAAGGGAATCTCGAAATCCTTGGCACTGAATACTAGTAATTTCATTCCGGGACAATAACAAGTTCGTTTTCCTGGAGGGTTTTTAGCAAGGTTCGAACGTAATCATTTACATTTCTATCGGTATCATAAGGATCAACTACGTCGAAATTTCCCCGCCAAAGTAATTCGCGTTCTTTACCCGGACAGAGACAGAATACAGCTGTTTCTGTATGATAGACCCTGTAGGATTCGGTTTGCTTATTCGAATAAACCTCCTGATTAATTCGGTAATAATCTTTAAAATTCTGAAAATCGTTTGCAAAGCCACGCACCGCCTGTACGGTGTTCACTTTATCTTCAGAGCCGGTGACTTTAGAGATCAGCACCGAATCGAAGCCTGCATCCAGCAGTCTACTTTCAATTTTATTGAGGTCTTCCTCGGTCTTATCGGAATCTGTAAAAGAATCTCCGAAAAAATCGATGCTCCTTACGGCGATTATATCCTCTTTTTCGATGGCTGCAGCCAGTTTATCCTCAAAGGTCCTTCTCAATTGAGAATCTGTACTCATCCCTATCACCAGGATCTTATTGGCCTCGTACACCGGCGTGTCTGGACTCTCCCACTGATTTACCAATCTGGTGGAAGAACAAGAGCTTAAAATGAGTATAAAACCTAGTAAGAACATTAACTTTTTCATAGTAGATAGCATAAGATCAGGGTTTTAGTAATTTTCGCTGCTTTTTTTCTTTCAATACAATTTTAATGAGTTGGAAAACCCGGCGTTTCAGTTTCTTAAAACTTGAAATAAACCCAACGGTCTCGAACATCAACTGATAATGGGCTGTTTTGTAATCGTCTTCCTCATCAGGAATATCGATATCGTCTATAAGGGTTTCCAGCACATTCGAGTGAGTTTTTAGTTTAGTTAGAAGAACTTTTATTGTTTTCTTATATTCACTCAACTCGACTGCGAGTTCTTTACTTTCGGAGAATGCATTTTTACCCAGTAACTCCAGCGTATGGCTTTTTATTAGATCTGAAAGAAACTGTATCTCGTCCTTTATAAATTGCAATTCAGAAATACAATTTACAGTATCCTCATGAAGTCCGTCCGGACTTCGCCACTCGATATATTTTATAGATGACGGATTAAAATTCATGACTATTTTTTTTGAAAGACAGGAAACAAGATCTCAATCGCGTTTCCTGTCTTGTTTCAGAAGTTATTCGATCTCTATCTTCTTAGACCGATCTTTGGCTACTTCATCTTTGGTTAGTTGGAGGTACAGCACTCCATTGTTGTAGGTCGCCTTAACTTCCTTATCCTGATTTACCGTGTTAGGTACTTTAATTCTACGGTCGAAAGAATTATAATTGAATTCTTTTCGAGTATAACCTTCCACATCTTCTTCCACAGATTCTTTTTCTTTCGAAGCAGAAGCATGTAACACATCATTCTCAAGCGAAACTTCGATCTCATCTTTTGAGAATCCGGGAATGGCTAATTCAATGTCGTAGGAAGAATCACTTTCCTTAACGTTCATTGGAGGGATACTCTTTCCATTTTCGAAGAGCTCGTCGTCGAACAGATCACCTGTTTCAAACCAAGTAGGAATACCACGATCTATGAGTGGTAATCTTCTTCTAAATTTAATAAGTGACATAACATTTAATTTTAAGATTGATATTAATTCTCAATCACATAAAATTAGATAGTTATCTGGTGCAAGACTATGATATTGGTCAGGTTTAACCAGCAGTAAGATGTTAAAACAAACTTGAATATTAAACCATCACTGTCACCGTATCCAACAAATGAGGCGATTGAACGCGCCAGCCGTAGGTGTCCTGGATCTTTGTTCTTAAGGCATCCCTTGCCGAAGGTTCGCCGTGGATCAGGAAAGTTTGTTCAGGTATGTTTTTTATTTCTGAAAGCCAATTGAGAAGTTCCCCCTGATCCCCGTGCGCAGACAGGCTTTCTATATGGTGAACCGCAGCTTTTACCGGGTAATATTTACCGAAGATCTTGAGTTCATGGGCACCTTCCAGAAGTTGTCGCCCTCGCGTACCTTCTGCCTGATAACCCACAAGTAGTACGGAGGTTTCTTCCTTGTCGACCAATTGTTTAAGATAGGTTAGTACACGACCGCCGGTAACCATTCCGCTACCTGCTATCACTACTTTTGGCCGAGGATCGTCTATGGTTTCCCAGGTTTCTCTATAGGAGGTAATGATCTCCATCCTGTCCTGCACTGCGTTAAATTCGGTTGCAGGAAGCTTATGCCATTCCGGGAATTGATCGAAAACAGATAGCACATTATTTCCCATAGGGCTATCGATGAAGATCGGTATATTAGGGATCCGGTTTTCCTTGTAAAGCTTCCAGAGCAAATACATTAATACCTGTAAACGCTCCACCGCAAAAGAAGGTATGATGAGAGTTCCTCGTTTATGTAAAGTTTTATGGACTAATTCGGTCAATAATTCACTCACACTTTCCTCGGGATGTAACTTATTACCGTAGGTACTTTCCACAAATAGGTAATCTGCCCACTCGGGCTTCTCAGGTGGATGCAACAAGTGGTCATGGCTACGCCCTATATCTCCTGAGAAAACAAACAATTTATCGAAGATCTGGATCTCTATAAAAGTGGAACCTATAATATGACCGTTATAACGATAACGACATTTAATATGTTCACTTAGCACTATCCACTCATCCTTCTCAACGCTGTTAAATAATCGCATGGTGTCTTCGGCCTCCTTTATGGTATAAAACGGTAAGGCCGGGGTATGACTCGTATAACCTTCCTCATTTGCTTTCTTAGCTTCCTCTTCATGGATCTTTCCGCTATCTTTCAGGATAATTCCGGTTATAGCCAGGGTGGGTGCTGTCCCTAGAATTTTCCCCTTGAATCCTTGCTTTACTAACCTTGGCAAATAGCCTGTATGATCCAGGTGTCCGTGCGTTAAGAGCACCAGATCTATCGAAGCTACATCGTATGGTATAGGCTCCCAGTTTAGTTCTCGTAGTTCCTTCAGGCCCTGAAACATCCCACAATCTACCATGAAATTGATCTCGGATGTTTCAATTAGATATTTTGAACCTGTCACAGTGCCGGCGGCACCTAAAAAATGAATTTTCGCAGTCTGCATAGCTATTAGTAGTTAGAAAGCATATTTACTTCTTTCAATATATTTTCCCTTCGTTTGTCTGTAATTCCCAGGTGATCGAGATAGAAATCATCTTTTATCAATTGCCTGCAGAGCACGATATCCCGACTGAGCAAAAACTGCTTTTCCCGTTGGGTTAGCAACGTAGAAACCGTTATAGGGTATAATCCCAGGCGGTCTATTCGCTCCTTGAGACTGTCCCCTTTCGGGTGATCCCAGCTTAGCAGGTATAAGCCTGCACACGTACCGTATTCTGTAGCATCGCGGGTAAAACTAGTATTGGTTACCACCCAGCCTTCGGTAGGCGGATCGATTTTTTGATAGCTCAAAATATCCCGAAATCTAGAATCTATATAAAGCGGGATCTTAACATCGCATTTTCTTGCTTCGTCGCTATGGAATTTACATTCGGCTATGATATAATCTGAGTTTTTTCTTGCGATCACATCTACCTCATGGGTAACGCATGCACCTTTCATTAATTTCCCGATCTTAACTTCGTAGCCCGAATATTGCAACAAAGCCCCGATAAATCGCTCAAAAGGGAAACCTGTAGGCCCTAACTCGTAAATTGCCTTTTTAAGCTTATATTTTGAAGCGAAGATGGATTTCTTCCGTTTCAGTAGTGCAAAAGCACGGTTGTAAATCTCTTTGGTGGAAATACCCTGGTATAACTCATCACGAACCACATCGATGATGGAATTAATAAGCTTTTCATCGGCCCCACTCCGGCGTAATGAAGATCTTAATTTATCCAGAGAGAATTGAACCCGTTCACCGGAAGCTTTTAACACATAGATCTCGTTGTCTTCCATATAATTTTGAATAAATCGTACCTTCAGTTTCTGAAATCATGAAGGGCTAAGACCGGAATTTTGGAGTGCGTCCCAAGTTCTTTTACCAAAGGCTGTGAAAATATACTTCCGAAGAATGTATGTTTCTTGTTGATAAAAGCAATCATCCCGCTATTTCTGCTTTGCACAAATAATTCAATTGCTGCCCCAATGTCATTTTTATCTAAGGTATGAAAACTATGTTCAAGATCGGCAAAATATTCTTCAAGCAGTTGTTTGTAGTTTAGTTGGGTTTCATTCAGCTCTTTGGATGTTTCTACGTGTAAAATTCTAATTGGTGCATTAGTGAGTTTTGCGATATCGATGAGATACCCCAGTTCTCGTTTTTTATAATGGGTTTTATAACTGGTTGGGAAAACGATCTCGGTAGGATCTGCATACAAAGTATCGGGTGGAATTGCCATCACAGGGCAGTTTCTAATTTTTTCCATTATTAACACTGTATTACTTCCGAAGGAAACATTTAAAGCATCTGTATCACCTTTGGTGCCCATGATCACCAGGTCTATATCTTTTAACTCTACCACTTCTTTTATAGCACTTAGCAAACTGTCTTGTTTGGAGATGGTATAATAATTATGATCACTCCCCTCATCCCTGAATGACAACTGTTGTAAAATTCGTTCCAGACCTTTCATAGATTTCTCCTGAACAGTTTTGGAGTATTCATTGTGAGCTTGTGGAACATTTATGTTATCCAGGGCAAAGCCCGTATAGTCGTAAACATTTAATATAAAAAAATCGCAGGCTTCATTTTTAAACAGGTCTACGGCATAGGCAATAGCATCCCATGCATTCCTTGAAAAATCGGTAGGTAATAATATTTTTCTTCGCATGGCTTAGATTATTAAGGTTATGCTTAAAAATAGGTAGGATATAATTGTTTTAAAATGATATCTGTCATCTGGCCGCAGGAATCACCAGATAAGGTGTAGCAGGATGACGCCCAATTTTCTTCACCACAGATTCCCGGAACAAGCGTTTAATGATATTATGTTTGTAATATATAAGGGAAAGCATATCTACTTGTTCTCTTTCAATATAATCCACAATTGCTTTGGTTTTCTCCGTTTCATCTTCTAGCCAGACTACCTCAACATCGATATCACTAAGGTGATTCAATAAGCTCTCCATGTTTTGTCGCTGATCCGGGCTCAAGGAGTCACCTTCCCGCACATATAGTACTTCTACATTAGATTTGTGTAACTTTACGAGAAAGATCAGCTCATTAAGGTTTGAAGGGTTAAAACTTTGTCGAAAGGATGTTGCAAATGCCACCTTAGACAGCGGGCTAAACTCTGCCTGCAGAGGTATGGCCAAGACAGGTATCTTTTTTATCCTTTTAATCACATTTTCTGTATTACTTCCCAAAATTACTTCCTTCGCACCTGTTTGCCCTTTGGTACCCATAATAACCAGATCCACGTTGCGTTGAGCACAGATTCGGTTCATCGCCCTTGACAGGGACATCGCGG includes the following:
- a CDS encoding universal stress protein — encoded protein: MKKILLPTDFSTNSVHAINFALNFFKGEEVHFVFLNIQKSSEYITDDLLTASPNSSVHEAISSDNTENLKALEAKYRDKFQDEKFTFETIFDFDVFIDAIAQIVSAKNIDLIVMGTNGASSAKEVIFGSNTLQVIRHIACPVLAIPEDFEYNTSEKVLLSIDNNEIPSRAALAPLLQLIETHDFEIHVLSIYESGCTKTEENELQKKLADRLSGLSPIFHTMENIPVPSAIESFTQLTQTDMHAVFIKEQSFLERLIGGPDKSKLSYRTNIPLLVLKA
- a CDS encoding NAD(P)-dependent oxidoreductase, translated to MKLLVFSAKDFEIPFLKKANTKGLEMILSPDRLTTNTAMKALGFDAISIFSADDASTNVLEKLHDFGVKYISLRSTGFDNVHLKTARKFNIKVANSPAYSPHAIAEHAIALLLTLNRNIVHANNQMKSQDFTLSNLVGFDLYKKKVGILGTGAIGSVIARILHGFGCEIYANDISPNQALAEELKLTYLSKKELQKKCDIIIISLPLTSETHHLIDETVISGMKDGACIINIARGAIVDTPAVLQALNSGKLGGYASDVYEKEGGIYFYNRIGDNLKDDLLLDLLNHPKVLLTPHQAFATREALEKIAETTFYNLNCWRQQKSSEFEL
- a CDS encoding membrane lipoprotein lipid attachment site-containing protein, encoding MKKLMFLLGFILILSSCSSTRLVNQWESPDTPVYEANKILVIGMSTDSQLRRTFEDKLAAAIEKEDIIAVRSIDFFGDSFTDSDKTEEDLNKIESRLLDAGFDSVLISKVTGSEDKVNTVQAVRGFANDFQNFKDYYRINQEVYSNKQTESYRVYHTETAVFCLCPGKERELLWRGNFDVVDPYDTDRNVNDYVRTLLKTLQENELVIVPE
- a CDS encoding Hsp20/alpha crystallin family protein: MSLIKFRRRLPLIDRGIPTWFETGDLFDDELFENGKSIPPMNVKESDSSYDIELAIPGFSKDEIEVSLENDVLHASASKEKESVEEDVEGYTRKEFNYNSFDRRIKVPNTVNQDKEVKATYNNGVLYLQLTKDEVAKDRSKKIEIE
- a CDS encoding MBL fold metallo-hydrolase RNA specificity domain-containing protein, whose amino-acid sequence is MQTAKIHFLGAAGTVTGSKYLIETSEINFMVDCGMFQGLKELRELNWEPIPYDVASIDLVLLTHGHLDHTGYLPRLVKQGFKGKILGTAPTLAITGIILKDSGKIHEEEAKKANEEGYTSHTPALPFYTIKEAEDTMRLFNSVEKDEWIVLSEHIKCRYRYNGHIIGSTFIEIQIFDKLFVFSGDIGRSHDHLLHPPEKPEWADYLFVESTYGNKLHPEESVSELLTELVHKTLHKRGTLIIPSFAVERLQVLMYLLWKLYKENRIPNIPIFIDSPMGNNVLSVFDQFPEWHKLPATEFNAVQDRMEIITSYRETWETIDDPRPKVVIAGSGMVTGGRVLTYLKQLVDKEETSVLLVGYQAEGTRGRQLLEGAHELKIFGKYYPVKAAVHHIESLSAHGDQGELLNWLSEIKNIPEQTFLIHGEPSARDALRTKIQDTYGWRVQSPHLLDTVTVMV
- a CDS encoding ATP cone domain-containing protein produces the protein MEDNEIYVLKASGERVQFSLDKLRSSLRRSGADEKLINSIIDVVRDELYQGISTKEIYNRAFALLKRKKSIFASKYKLKKAIYELGPTGFPFERFIGALLQYSGYEVKIGKLMKGACVTHEVDVIARKNSDYIIAECKFHSDEARKCDVKIPLYIDSRFRDILSYQKIDPPTEGWVVTNTSFTRDATEYGTCAGLYLLSWDHPKGDSLKERIDRLGLYPITVSTLLTQREKQFLLSRDIVLCRQLIKDDFYLDHLGITDKRRENILKEVNMLSNY
- a CDS encoding universal stress protein, with the protein product MRRKILLPTDFSRNAWDAIAYAVDLFKNEACDFFILNVYDYTGFALDNINVPQAHNEYSKTVQEKSMKGLERILQQLSFRDEGSDHNYYTISKQDSLLSAIKEVVELKDIDLVIMGTKGDTDALNVSFGSNTVLIMEKIRNCPVMAIPPDTLYADPTEIVFPTSYKTHYKKRELGYLIDIAKLTNAPIRILHVETSKELNETQLNYKQLLEEYFADLEHSFHTLDKNDIGAAIELFVQSRNSGMIAFINKKHTFFGSIFSQPLVKELGTHSKIPVLALHDFRN
- a CDS encoding universal stress protein, encoding MKHILVPTDFSENAYRALIYATKLFQKNPCTIHILHSFEAQASKLTSRVDIGKSEKVMDNLYDEADKKCEEVRQRLIKDTSGCGHKFDVISTAMSLSRAMNRICAQRNVDLVIMGTKGQTGAKEVILGSNTENVIKRIKKIPVLAIPLQAEFSPLSKVAFATSFRQSFNPSNLNELIFLVKLHKSNVEVLYVREGDSLSPDQRQNMESLLNHLSDIDVEVVWLEDETEKTKAIVDYIEREQVDMLSLIYYKHNIIKRLFRESVVKKIGRHPATPYLVIPAAR